The Rattus rattus isolate New Zealand chromosome 1, Rrattus_CSIRO_v1, whole genome shotgun sequence genome includes a region encoding these proteins:
- the Pla2g2f gene encoding group IIF secretory phospholipase A2 — MADGAPANPKGFRKKVLVKRSTGQKDPRLRASPSKTSRSSLGMKKFFAIAVLAGSVVTTAHSSLFNLKSMVEAITHRNSILSFVGYGCYCGLGGRGHPMDEMDWCCHAHDCCYQKLFDQGCRPYVDHYDHRIENDTEIVCTELNETECDKQTCDCDKNLTLCLKDHPYSEKYRGYLNVYCHGPTPNCSIYDPYPEEVTCGHGLSTTPVST, encoded by the exons ATGGCAGATGGGGCACCGGCCAACCCCAAAGGGTTCAGGAAGAAGGTGCTGGTTAAACGCTCCACGGGGCAGAAGGACCCAAGACTCAGggcctctccttctaaaacctccaG GTCCAGCCTGGGTATGAAGAAATTCTTCGCCATCGCAGTCCTGGCCGGCAGTG TTGTGACTACTGCCCACAGCAGCCTGTTCAACCTGAAGTCCATGGTGGAAGCCATCACACACAGAAACTCCATCCTGTCTTTTGTGGGCTACGGCTGCTACTGCGGGCTGGGGGGACGCGGCCACCCCATGGATGAGATGGACTG GTGCTGTCATGCCCATGACTGTTGCTACCAGAAGCTCTTCGACCAGGGCTGCCGCCCCTACGTGGACCACTATGACCACAGGATCGAGAATGACACTGAGATTGTCTGCA CTGAGCTCAATGAGACCGAGTGTGACAAGCAGACGTGTGACTGTGACAAGAACCTGACTCTGTGCCTCAAGGACCATCCGTACAGCGAAAAGTACCGAGGCTACCTCAATGTCTACTGTCACGGCCCCACACCCAACTGCAGCATCTACGACCCGTACCCAGAGGAAGTCACCTGTGGACATGGCCTCTCAACAACCCCTGTCTCAACCTAG
- the Pla2g2c gene encoding putative inactive group IIC secretory phospholipase A2 yields the protein MDLLVSSGMKGIAVFLVFLFCWTTSTLSSFWQFQRMVKHITGRSAFFSYYGYGCYCGLGGRGIPVDATDRCCWAHDCCYHKLKEYGCQPILNAYQFAIVNGTVTCGCTMGGGCLCGQKACECDKLSVYCFKENLATYEKTFKQLFPTRPQCGRDKLHC from the exons ATGGACCTCCTGGTCTCCTCAGGAATGAAGGGCATCGCtgtcttccttgtctttctcttctgct GGACGACCTCCACCCTCAGCAGCTTCTGGCAGTTCCAGAGGATGGTCAAACACATCACGGGGCGCAGCGCCTTCTTCTCCTATTACGGATATGGCTGCTACTGTGGGCTTGGGGGCCGAGGGATCCCTGTGGACGCCACAGACAG GTGCTGCTGGGCTCATGACTGTTGCTACCACAAGCTTAAGGAATATGGCTGCCAGCCCATCTTGAATGCCTACCAGTTTGCCATTGTCAACGGGACCGTGACCT GTGGATGCACCATGGGTGGCGGCTGCTTGTGCGGGCAGAAAGCCTGTGAGTGTGACAAACTGTCTGTGTACTGCTTCAAGGAGAACCTGGCCACCTACGAGAAAACTTTCAAGCAGCTCTTCCCCACCAGGCCCCAGTGTGGCAGGGACAAACTCCATTGCTAG